The Lonsdalea populi genome window below encodes:
- a CDS encoding gamma-aminobutyraldehyde dehydrogenase — protein MSDEDFIARFSSRQLIDGQLIDGDGISQDIVNPASGAIVARLGETSAAQVAEAVDSAQRAFPAWARTTPSQRAIVLLRIADAIEREAASLARLEAINCGKPLYQALNDDLPAVADVFRFFAGAVRCQQGQLAGEYLDGHTSMIRRDPLGVVASIAPWNYPLMMAAWKIAPALAAGNTVVFKPSEHTPLTILALAPTLNALLPSGVLNIITGGGESAGRALVNHPRVRMVSVTGDIVTGQRILNAAVSNVKRTHLELGGKAPVIVCDDADIDDAVKAIATWGYYNAGQDCTSACRVYAQAGIYAQLVDALGASVSRLRMAQPRDEDNHLGPLISARQRDRVSSFVERALSQPHIERITGAGMVDAPGFYYPPTLLAGCLQSDEIVQREVFGPVVSVTRFTSLEQVVQWSNESEYGLASSVWTKNIDTAMQVAASLQYGTTWINSHFSLISEMPHGGLKRSGYGNDLSSYSLQNYSVVRHIMAKFKRQF, from the coding sequence ATGTCGGATGAGGATTTTATCGCCCGCTTTTCCAGCAGGCAGTTGATTGATGGTCAGTTGATTGACGGCGATGGCATATCGCAGGACATCGTCAATCCCGCCAGTGGGGCTATCGTCGCCAGGTTGGGGGAAACGTCTGCCGCGCAGGTCGCCGAGGCGGTAGACTCGGCTCAGCGCGCCTTCCCCGCGTGGGCCAGAACCACGCCGTCGCAGCGCGCCATCGTGCTGTTGCGTATTGCGGATGCAATAGAACGAGAGGCCGCGTCGCTGGCGCGGTTGGAAGCCATTAACTGCGGCAAGCCGCTGTATCAGGCGCTCAATGACGATCTTCCCGCCGTCGCCGATGTCTTTCGCTTTTTTGCCGGCGCGGTGCGCTGCCAGCAGGGGCAGTTAGCGGGAGAGTACCTGGACGGTCACACGTCCATGATACGCCGGGACCCCCTCGGCGTCGTGGCCTCCATCGCGCCGTGGAATTACCCGTTGATGATGGCGGCCTGGAAAATCGCCCCGGCGCTGGCGGCGGGCAACACTGTGGTATTCAAGCCTTCCGAGCACACGCCGCTGACCATATTGGCGCTGGCGCCTACCTTGAATGCGCTGTTGCCGTCGGGCGTGCTGAATATTATCACCGGCGGCGGCGAGAGCGCCGGTCGCGCCCTGGTCAATCACCCGCGGGTGCGTATGGTGTCGGTCACCGGAGATATTGTGACCGGTCAGAGAATTTTGAACGCCGCCGTCAGCAACGTGAAACGCACCCATCTGGAGCTGGGAGGCAAAGCCCCGGTGATTGTCTGCGACGACGCGGATATCGATGATGCCGTCAAGGCGATCGCCACCTGGGGCTACTACAACGCGGGGCAGGACTGCACCTCGGCCTGTCGGGTGTATGCGCAGGCGGGCATCTATGCGCAACTGGTGGATGCGCTGGGCGCGTCGGTGTCCCGCCTGCGGATGGCGCAGCCGCGAGACGAAGATAACCATCTGGGACCGCTGATCAGCGCCCGCCAACGTGACCGGGTTTCCAGCTTCGTGGAACGCGCGCTAAGTCAGCCACACATAGAACGCATTACGGGGGCAGGCATGGTGGACGCTCCCGGCTTTTACTACCCGCCGACGCTGCTGGCCGGTTGCCTGCAAAGCGATGAAATCGTGCAGCGCGAGGTTTTCGGCCCGGTGGTCAGTGTCACCCGTTTCACCTCGCTTGAACAGGTGGTCCAGTGGTCAAACGAATCGGAGTATGGGCTGGCGTCGTCGGTCTGGACGAAAAATATTGATACCGCCATGCAGGTGGCGGCCAGTTTGCAATACGGGACGACGTGGATTAACAGCCATTTCTCGCTCATTAGTGAAATGCCGCACGGGGGATTAAAGCGTTCCGGCTATGGCAATGATTTATCCAGTTATTCATTACAAAATTACAGCGTGGTTCGGCATATCATGGCCAAATTCAAACGACAATTTTAA
- a CDS encoding ABC transporter permease gives MTRADILVPAVRRGALHRLFDFFYRRQGFYLALLLTPPLLWFGTVYLGSLLTLLWQGFYTFDDFTMTVSPTLTLANIAALFSPANYDIIARTAAMAVCVTLFSAVLAFPIAYYMARYTRGKQKAFFYVAVMMPMWASYIVKAYAWTLLLSRDGVIQWFLRHLGLEGGLNSLLLLPGIGGNTLSTSGLGRFLVFVYIWLPFMILPIHAALERLPTSLIQASEDLGARPQQTFRYVILPLAVPGIAAGSIFTFSLTLGDFIVPQLVGPPGYFIGNMVYSQQGAIGNLPMAAAFTLVPIVLIAFYLALVKRWGAFDAL, from the coding sequence ATGACGCGCGCAGACATCTTGGTGCCCGCCGTCCGTCGGGGGGCATTACATCGCCTGTTCGACTTCTTCTATCGTCGTCAGGGCTTCTATCTGGCGCTGCTGTTGACGCCGCCGCTGCTGTGGTTCGGCACCGTCTATCTGGGGTCGTTACTGACGCTGCTGTGGCAGGGGTTTTATACCTTTGACGACTTCACGATGACGGTCTCGCCCACGTTGACGCTGGCGAACATCGCGGCGCTGTTCAGCCCGGCGAATTACGACATTATTGCGCGCACGGCGGCGATGGCGGTGTGCGTCACGCTGTTCAGCGCCGTGCTGGCGTTCCCCATCGCGTACTACATGGCGCGCTACACCCGGGGCAAGCAGAAAGCTTTTTTTTATGTCGCGGTGATGATGCCGATGTGGGCCAGCTATATCGTCAAGGCCTACGCCTGGACACTGCTGTTGTCGCGGGACGGCGTCATTCAGTGGTTTCTGCGCCACCTGGGGCTGGAAGGCGGCTTGAACAGTCTCTTGCTGCTGCCGGGCATTGGCGGGAACACGCTGTCGACCTCCGGGCTGGGGCGCTTTCTGGTGTTCGTTTATATCTGGCTGCCTTTTATGATCCTGCCGATCCACGCGGCGCTGGAACGTCTGCCGACATCGCTGATTCAGGCGTCGGAGGATTTGGGCGCGCGGCCGCAGCAGACCTTCCGTTATGTCATCCTGCCGCTGGCGGTGCCGGGCATTGCCGCCGGCTCCATCTTCACTTTTTCACTCACGCTGGGCGACTTTATCGTGCCGCAGCTGGTGGGGCCGCCGGGCTATTTCATCGGCAACATGGTCTATTCCCAGCAGGGGGCCATCGGCAACCTGCCTATGGCGGCGGCGTTTACGCTGGTGCCCATTGTCTTGATTGCCTTCTATCTCGCTTTGGTGAAACGATGGGGGGCCTTCGATGCACTCTAA
- a CDS encoding ABC transporter ATP-binding protein — translation MPNAVEFIDVSRCFGDVRAVDRVSIDIKEGEFFSMLGPSGSGKTTCLRLIAGFEPLSSGSIRIHGREATGLAPYQRDVNTVFQDYALFPHMTVLDNVAYGLRVKGVGKNERRVRAQEALERVALGFVAARKPAQLSGGQRQRVALARALVNQPSVLLLDEPLGALDLKLREQMQGELKTLQRQLGITFIFVTHDQSEALSMSDRVAVFNNGRIEQVDTPRELYMNPKTPFVAEFVGTSNVLSSEQTLRLTGEVGCFAVRPEHIRLLAPAPGECEGEIRVAAQVKDIHYQGMATRYELVLETGERLLASETHHQRAAIQPAWAIGQPLTACWARSAMVSLQEVG, via the coding sequence ATGCCCAATGCTGTGGAATTTATCGACGTATCCCGATGCTTTGGTGATGTTCGCGCCGTGGATCGTGTTTCCATCGATATAAAAGAGGGCGAATTCTTTTCCATGCTCGGCCCCTCCGGTTCAGGGAAAACCACCTGTCTGAGACTGATCGCGGGTTTCGAACCGCTTTCCTCGGGTTCTATTCGGATTCACGGGCGCGAAGCCACCGGGCTGGCGCCTTATCAGCGTGATGTGAACACCGTTTTTCAGGATTATGCGCTGTTTCCACACATGACCGTGCTGGACAACGTGGCCTATGGGCTGCGCGTGAAGGGCGTCGGCAAAAACGAACGCCGCGTCCGGGCGCAGGAGGCGTTGGAACGGGTAGCGCTCGGATTTGTCGCGGCGCGTAAACCGGCACAGCTGTCCGGTGGGCAGCGTCAGCGCGTGGCGCTGGCGCGCGCGTTGGTCAATCAACCCAGCGTGCTGCTGCTCGATGAGCCGCTCGGCGCGCTGGATCTCAAATTACGCGAACAGATGCAGGGCGAACTCAAGACGCTCCAGCGCCAGCTTGGCATCACCTTTATCTTCGTGACGCACGATCAGAGCGAAGCTTTGTCGATGTCCGACCGGGTCGCGGTATTCAATAACGGCCGCATTGAACAGGTGGATACGCCCCGCGAGCTGTATATGAACCCTAAAACGCCGTTTGTGGCGGAGTTTGTCGGCACGTCCAATGTGCTGTCGTCAGAGCAGACGCTGCGGCTGACCGGTGAGGTGGGGTGTTTCGCCGTCCGCCCGGAACACATTCGCCTGCTGGCACCCGCACCGGGTGAGTGTGAGGGCGAAATTCGCGTCGCGGCGCAGGTTAAGGATATTCACTATCAGGGCATGGCGACCCGCTACGAGCTGGTGCTGGAAACAGGCGAGCGTCTGCTGGCGAGCGAAACCCACCATCAGCGCGCCGCCATCCAGCCTGCCTGGGCAATCGGCCAACCGTTGACGGCCTGCTGGGCGCGTAGCGCCATGGTCTCGCTGCAGGAGGTGGGGTGA
- a CDS encoding LysR family transcriptional regulator, which translates to MLTLRQIRHFIAVAETGSISAAAQTAFVSQSSLTLAIQQLENETGVRLFERHAKGMTLTHQGHQFLRQSYLILATVENATRSLRTGTESITGSLTVGVTSLVAGYFLVDLLKHFKDAYPNVVVQVVEDERRYIEHLLVSGEIDIGVLILSNLEDRDALQTEVLCHSPYRLWLPPMHPLLERESISLADVVTEPLIQLNVDEMDIHARQIWSKASLTPEIAMKTTSTEAVRSLVAAGMGLSILPDMTYRAWSLEGNMIEASKLTDPIEPLEIGMAWRRGSTRPKLVSPFLSVARENNGLRKSS; encoded by the coding sequence ATGTTAACGCTACGTCAAATCCGGCACTTTATTGCGGTTGCCGAGACCGGCTCGATTTCGGCCGCCGCACAAACCGCCTTTGTTTCTCAGTCGTCGCTCACGCTGGCTATTCAGCAATTGGAAAACGAAACCGGGGTGCGTTTATTCGAACGCCACGCCAAAGGCATGACGCTGACGCACCAGGGGCATCAGTTTTTACGTCAGTCCTACCTGATTCTGGCAACGGTGGAAAATGCCACCCGCAGCCTGAGAACCGGGACAGAAAGCATCACAGGCTCCCTGACCGTGGGGGTGACAAGCCTGGTGGCGGGCTACTTTCTCGTCGATCTGCTCAAACATTTCAAAGACGCCTACCCCAATGTGGTGGTGCAGGTCGTGGAGGATGAGCGCAGATACATCGAACATTTGCTGGTGAGCGGCGAGATCGACATCGGCGTGTTGATCCTCTCCAACCTTGAAGACCGCGATGCCTTGCAGACGGAAGTGCTGTGCCATTCGCCGTACCGTCTGTGGCTGCCGCCGATGCATCCGCTGCTGGAGCGCGAGAGCATCAGCCTGGCGGATGTCGTGACGGAGCCGCTGATTCAGCTCAACGTGGATGAGATGGATATCCACGCCCGGCAAATCTGGAGTAAAGCCAGCCTGACGCCGGAGATCGCCATGAAGACCACATCGACCGAAGCCGTGCGCAGTCTCGTCGCCGCCGGGATGGGGCTGTCTATCCTACCGGACATGACTTATCGCGCCTGGTCACTGGAAGGAAATATGATCGAAGCGAGCAAATTGACCGACCCTATCGAACCATTAGAAATCGGTATGGCCTGGCGTCGAGGCAGTACGCGGCCCAAACTGGTTTCCCCCTTTCTCAGCGTTGCCCGCGAAAACAACGGGCTGCGTAAGAGTTCCTAA
- the ydcS gene encoding putative ABC transporter substrate-binding protein YdcS: MEKYHARTSLSAICLSVLCALNIAHATAPELSAQGEGRLDIVAWPGYIERGQSDENYDWVTQFEQETLCQVNVKTAATSDEMVSLMAKGGYDLVTASGDASLRLIYGKRVQPIEPAAIPNWKSIDPRLINAPWYTVGGKIYGTPYQWGPNLLMYNTTVFPTPPESWSVVFTAQTLPDGKTNQGRVQAYDGPIYIADAALYLKSTQPELGISDPYQLTEPQYQAVLTLLRSQRALVHRYWHDTSVQMSDFKNEGVAASSAWPYQANALKSEGQPIATVLPKEGVTGWADTTMLASDAKHPVCAYKWMNWSLLPKVQGDIAAWFGSVPAVPAACKGNALLGAEGCENNGATQFDKIAFWKTPQSEGGKYVPYSRWTQDYIAIMGGR; encoded by the coding sequence ATGGAAAAATATCATGCCAGGACATCATTGTCCGCTATTTGCCTGAGCGTCTTGTGTGCGTTAAATATCGCCCACGCGACCGCGCCGGAATTATCTGCCCAAGGGGAAGGCCGTCTCGATATCGTCGCCTGGCCCGGTTACATCGAACGGGGTCAAAGCGATGAAAACTACGATTGGGTCACGCAGTTCGAACAGGAAACTCTCTGCCAGGTCAATGTCAAAACCGCGGCGACCTCGGACGAAATGGTCAGCCTGATGGCAAAGGGCGGATACGATCTGGTCACGGCCTCCGGCGACGCCTCGCTGCGGCTGATCTATGGCAAGCGTGTCCAGCCGATTGAGCCTGCCGCTATTCCCAACTGGAAAAGCATCGACCCGCGGCTGATCAACGCGCCGTGGTACACGGTCGGCGGCAAAATCTACGGCACTCCGTATCAATGGGGCCCCAATCTCCTGATGTACAACACGACGGTGTTCCCGACGCCGCCGGAAAGCTGGTCGGTGGTATTCACTGCGCAGACGTTGCCCGACGGTAAGACGAATCAGGGGCGGGTGCAGGCTTACGACGGCCCGATCTACATTGCCGATGCTGCGTTGTACCTGAAAAGCACGCAGCCGGAGCTGGGCATTTCAGACCCGTATCAACTAACGGAGCCTCAGTATCAGGCGGTTCTGACGCTGTTACGCAGCCAGCGCGCGCTAGTTCATCGCTATTGGCACGACACCTCCGTGCAGATGAGCGACTTCAAGAATGAAGGCGTGGCGGCATCCAGCGCCTGGCCGTATCAGGCGAATGCGCTCAAGAGCGAGGGGCAACCCATCGCCACCGTGTTGCCGAAGGAGGGCGTGACCGGGTGGGCTGATACCACCATGCTAGCGTCGGACGCCAAACATCCAGTATGCGCTTACAAATGGATGAACTGGTCATTGCTGCCCAAAGTGCAGGGCGATATCGCCGCCTGGTTCGGCTCCGTACCGGCCGTGCCGGCCGCCTGTAAAGGCAATGCACTGCTGGGTGCCGAAGGGTGTGAAAATAACGGCGCGACGCAGTTCGATAAAATTGCGTTCTGGAAAACGCCGCAGTCCGAAGGCGGGAAATATGTCCCCTATAGCCGCTGGACGCAGGATTATATTGCCATTATGGGCGGGCGTTGA